A genomic region of Coriobacteriaceae bacterium contains the following coding sequences:
- a CDS encoding undecaprenyl/decaprenyl-phosphate alpha-N-acetylglucosaminyl 1-phosphate transferase: MLIFAIAFAATAAFVPPVRRFAIARGIVDEPGPRRVNRRTVPRLGGVAMFGGLLVAVIIEYIGERTGFWHGPLYIPGEVNVRSLGVLIGLAVIVIVGIIDDVRSLGPGVKFLGQLFASCIIAGTGTILHAFQIPGSSAVIDFGLWAYPITVIYLVCFVNIINLIDGLDGLAAGITGMAAITLFIMFMTLQQTEAALLAAITAAVAGAFLVYNFYPASIFMGDSGSMLLGLLLGSVSLVGTTRLLSITLLIVPVIVALVPIIDTAAAIVRRLRKHESIATPDAGHIHHRLLLRGYSQRKAVLLIYLWTAVLCVGTLLMWVLGGTAKMVIFILLLIASAIIVYKIGLFHPVRQRHGRGDVIYDTEGIDPEHEARHDEQHGQ; the protein is encoded by the coding sequence TTGCTGATCTTTGCCATCGCCTTTGCCGCGACAGCCGCTTTTGTTCCCCCTGTCAGGCGCTTTGCCATCGCGCGCGGTATCGTTGACGAGCCAGGGCCTCGCCGCGTCAACCGTCGCACCGTGCCACGTCTGGGCGGCGTCGCCATGTTCGGAGGGTTGCTCGTCGCCGTCATCATCGAATACATTGGCGAGCGTACTGGCTTTTGGCATGGCCCTCTCTACATTCCAGGTGAGGTCAACGTCAGGTCGCTTGGTGTGCTCATCGGCCTTGCGGTCATCGTGATCGTGGGTATCATCGATGACGTGCGCAGTCTTGGCCCAGGTGTGAAGTTTCTCGGACAGCTGTTTGCCTCCTGCATCATTGCAGGCACGGGAACCATTTTGCACGCGTTTCAGATTCCCGGCTCCTCTGCTGTCATCGACTTCGGGCTCTGGGCCTATCCCATTACGGTCATATATCTTGTCTGCTTCGTCAACATCATCAATCTCATCGACGGCCTCGATGGCCTGGCTGCGGGCATTACGGGCATGGCGGCTATCACGCTCTTTATCATGTTCATGACCTTGCAGCAGACGGAGGCCGCGCTGCTCGCTGCCATCACGGCCGCTGTGGCCGGTGCCTTCCTCGTCTATAACTTCTACCCGGCAAGTATCTTCATGGGGGATTCGGGCTCCATGCTCCTCGGCTTGTTGCTTGGGTCGGTCTCGCTTGTCGGTACGACGCGCCTGCTCTCGATCACGCTACTCATCGTTCCCGTCATCGTGGCACTCGTTCCCATTATCGACACGGCTGCGGCCATCGTGCGTCGTCTGCGCAAGCACGAATCCATCGCCACGCCCGACGCCGGCCATATCCATCATCGCCTGCTGCTGCGTGGCTATTCGCAGCGCAAGGCCGTCCTGCTCATCTATCTGTGGACGGCCGTTCTCTGCGTCGGCACCTTGCTCATGTGGGTGCTCGGCGGGACGGCCAAGATGGTGATTTTCATTCTCCTGCTCATTGCCTCGGCCATTATCGTGTACAAGATTGGCCTTTTCCATCCGGTGCGTCAGCGCCACGGGCGTGGTGACGTCATATACGACACCGAGGGCATCGACCCCGAACACGAGGCACGTCATGACGAGCAGCACGGACAATAG
- the pheA gene encoding prephenate dehydratase — translation MSQHKLTYAFLGPAGTFSDMAVRALVERGSLSADYESLPCDSLPEVFEAVERGKADYGVVPIENSLEGSVTAVLDAFAFTSRAEILGEIAIDIHQALLLNPDATLDEVTTIASHTQGIGQCRRWINQNLPNRQLRLADSTAAAAEMAAADKSVAAIASPLAAEICGINVYEEAIEDNLSSQTRFVIIGKGPVAHDGPGKSTLALFMNTDRPGTLQMILSELFFAGVNLTMVQSRPTKQELGDYMFFMDIDGYADEPNIQVALNCLRMKMREVKVIGSYPRSV, via the coding sequence ATGTCTCAGCATAAGCTCACCTATGCATTTCTCGGTCCTGCCGGGACGTTCTCCGATATGGCTGTCCGTGCCCTCGTCGAGCGCGGTTCACTATCTGCCGATTACGAGTCACTGCCTTGTGACTCGCTGCCCGAGGTTTTCGAGGCTGTCGAGCGCGGCAAGGCCGACTACGGTGTTGTCCCCATCGAGAACTCCCTCGAGGGCTCGGTTACGGCAGTGCTCGATGCCTTTGCCTTTACTTCGCGCGCCGAGATTCTCGGAGAGATTGCCATTGACATCCATCAGGCACTGCTGCTCAATCCCGATGCCACGCTCGATGAGGTGACGACCATCGCCTCGCATACGCAGGGCATTGGGCAATGCCGTCGCTGGATTAACCAGAACCTTCCCAATCGACAGCTGCGCCTTGCTGATTCGACAGCCGCCGCTGCCGAGATGGCCGCCGCTGACAAGAGCGTTGCAGCCATCGCTTCGCCGCTTGCCGCCGAGATTTGCGGCATCAATGTCTACGAGGAAGCCATCGAGGACAACCTGAGCAGCCAGACGCGTTTTGTCATCATCGGCAAGGGGCCGGTGGCGCACGATGGACCGGGCAAGAGCACGCTTGCTCTTTTCATGAATACCGACCGTCCGGGTACGCTGCAAATGATTCTGTCGGAGCTCTTCTTCGCCGGCGTCAATCTCACGATGGTGCAGTCGCGACCCACCAAGCAGGAACTCGGCGATTACATGTTCTTCATGGATATCGATGGCTATGCTGACGAGCCCAATATCCAGGTCGCCCTCAATTGCCTGCGCATGAAGATGCGAGAGGTCAAGGTTATCGGCTCATATCCACGCAGCGTATGA
- a CDS encoding adenine glycosylase yields the protein MDVSPVRLGEFTETVWSRGRELYRDLPWRNTFDPYAILLSEIMLQQTQVARVLGRWEQWLEAFPTVADLAMAPLPPVLELWQGMGYNRRALNLKRCAEEVVATYGGEIPYDKKALLALPGIGPSTSAGVRIFAFQQPDMYLETNVRAVFIHEFFSEYETVSDKELVPLVEATCPDGRRVRDWYYALLDYGAYLKKTTVNPTRKSRQYTRQSKFEGSHRQKRAYLLRCVIDGALTSQELAESLARSELEAGREAPSSEETQAILCELEREGFIARQGDTWLCAE from the coding sequence ATGGACGTGTCGCCCGTGAGGCTCGGCGAATTCACCGAGACAGTATGGAGTCGCGGACGCGAGCTCTATCGCGACTTGCCCTGGCGCAACACTTTCGATCCGTATGCGATCCTGCTTTCCGAAATCATGCTTCAACAGACGCAGGTCGCCCGCGTGCTTGGGCGCTGGGAGCAGTGGCTTGAAGCTTTTCCCACGGTTGCCGATTTGGCGATGGCGCCCCTGCCTCCTGTGCTCGAGCTCTGGCAGGGCATGGGTTATAACCGCCGCGCGCTCAATCTCAAGCGCTGCGCCGAGGAAGTAGTCGCCACATACGGCGGCGAGATTCCATACGACAAGAAGGCGCTGCTTGCGTTGCCGGGCATCGGACCCTCGACATCTGCGGGTGTGCGCATATTTGCATTCCAGCAGCCTGATATGTACCTCGAGACCAATGTGCGTGCCGTGTTTATCCACGAGTTTTTCAGTGAGTACGAGACCGTGTCTGACAAGGAGCTCGTTCCGCTTGTTGAAGCAACTTGCCCTGATGGTCGTCGCGTGCGTGATTGGTATTATGCGCTGCTCGATTACGGTGCCTATTTGAAGAAGACCACCGTTAACCCCACGCGAAAGAGCAGGCAATATACGCGACAGTCCAAGTTCGAGGGCAGTCATCGTCAGAAGCGCGCCTACCTGCTGCGTTGCGTCATCGATGGCGCGCTCACGAGCCAGGAGCTTGCCGAGAGCTTGGCGCGAAGCGAACTGGAGGCTGGACGCGAGGCACCGTCGTCTGAGGAGACTCAGGCAATCCTGTGCGAGCTTGAGCGCGAAGGCTTCATCGCACGTCAGGGAGATACGTGGCTTTGCGCGGAGTAG
- a CDS encoding HAD-IB family phosphatase has translation MIRVAAFDLDGTILDGESPLKLTTSLLRHRQLPIHKAFLMGIWGIRYRLRLPLVESTPRELLFSALTEPTVEEVDAEIMDVFNRRIRKHIRPGAIREIERCRAEDMKVVLASASFKPITTTIVEELGFDGQVSTIMEEKDGHYTGRVMGVPVQGREKLRLLVQLCDDKFGPHGWVLERAYSDHYSDVPMLEHAKEVVVVDPDKKLKRIAERRGWKIADWDS, from the coding sequence TTGATACGCGTAGCCGCATTTGACCTAGATGGGACGATTCTCGACGGAGAGTCGCCTCTCAAGCTCACGACGAGCCTGCTGCGCCATCGCCAGCTACCCATACACAAGGCCTTCCTCATGGGCATATGGGGTATTCGCTATCGTCTGCGTCTGCCGCTGGTCGAATCCACGCCACGAGAGCTCCTGTTCTCGGCGCTCACCGAGCCGACGGTCGAGGAAGTCGATGCCGAGATCATGGATGTCTTCAACAGGCGCATTCGCAAGCATATCCGCCCCGGTGCGATTCGCGAGATCGAGCGCTGCCGCGCTGAGGACATGAAGGTGGTGCTGGCATCCGCGTCCTTCAAACCCATCACGACGACTATCGTCGAGGAGCTTGGCTTTGATGGCCAGGTATCGACCATCATGGAGGAAAAGGATGGCCATTACACGGGACGGGTCATGGGCGTTCCCGTTCAGGGCCGCGAGAAATTGCGTCTGCTCGTACAGTTGTGTGATGACAAGTTTGGTCCGCATGGTTGGGTGCTCGAGCGCGCATATAGCGACCATTACAGCGATGTTCCCATGCTCGAGCATGCCAAGGAAGTTGTCGTGGTGGATCCGGACAAAAAGCTCAAGCGCATCGCCGAGCGCCGTGGCTGGAAAATTGCCGACTGGGATTCGTAA
- a CDS encoding ABC transporter ATP-binding protein/permease, translating into MSPQHKNPMAGSRPGPGPGHHGPHGPHAAMPTQKAKNAKGTFRRLLTFIKPEIPKIVLVLVCAIIATVFDIFAPRQLGLATTEIFRAGVAIANGEPGAGVNFDLLREILLVLIILYVCYQVFTYLQSFVMARVAQNVVYSLRQKTEEKLNRIPLSYYDSHAKGDILSRVVNDIDLISTTLQDGMTQALTSVITIIGVFVMMMVMSPLVTIVALCTLPVSIALTAVVAKRSQRFFLAQQTALGVLDAHIEETYGGHTEVKAFAHEEGAIEDFERINDEYFGHAWRAQFVSGLIRPLMIFVGNLAYIAIVCIGGWQAVVGALTVGEVQAFTQYMRNFTRPISQLAGIINTFQATIAGAERVFEILDQPEMSDESALLPDTTPRRGHVQFEHVRFGYDPEKPVIHDLSIDVQPGQMVAIVGPTGAGKTTLVNLLMRFYEIDAGAILLDGHDIRTIKRDELRSHMGMVLQDTWLFNGTIRANIAYGVDDASDEAIERAARAAHVDHFIHTLPEGYDTVINEEASNISAGQRQLITIARALLADPEILILDEATSSIDTRTERLVQRAMNELTSTRTSFVIAHRLSTIRDADLILVLRDGDIVEMGTHEQLLLQDGFYAELYNSQFSDCIDEVDY; encoded by the coding sequence ATGTCTCCGCAGCACAAAAATCCCATGGCGGGCAGCAGGCCTGGTCCCGGCCCTGGTCACCATGGCCCGCATGGTCCCCATGCCGCCATGCCGACGCAGAAGGCCAAGAACGCCAAGGGGACGTTTCGTCGCTTGCTCACGTTCATCAAGCCCGAGATTCCCAAAATCGTCCTCGTGCTCGTCTGTGCCATTATCGCCACGGTCTTCGACATATTCGCACCGCGCCAGTTGGGTTTGGCCACGACGGAGATATTCAGGGCCGGTGTCGCGATTGCCAATGGCGAGCCGGGTGCGGGCGTGAACTTCGATTTGCTTAGGGAGATCCTGCTCGTCCTTATCATCCTGTACGTTTGCTATCAGGTATTTACGTATCTGCAATCGTTCGTGATGGCGCGCGTGGCGCAGAACGTCGTCTATTCGCTGCGCCAGAAGACTGAGGAGAAGCTCAACCGCATCCCGTTGTCCTACTACGATTCGCATGCGAAGGGTGATATCCTCTCGCGCGTCGTCAATGACATCGACCTCATTTCGACGACCTTGCAAGATGGCATGACGCAGGCTCTCACGTCGGTCATCACGATCATCGGCGTCTTCGTCATGATGATGGTCATGAGCCCGCTCGTCACGATCGTCGCCCTATGCACGCTGCCCGTTTCCATCGCGCTCACGGCCGTTGTCGCAAAGCGCTCGCAGAGGTTCTTCCTCGCCCAGCAAACCGCGCTCGGCGTGCTGGATGCGCATATCGAAGAGACCTACGGCGGTCATACCGAAGTCAAGGCGTTTGCCCACGAGGAAGGCGCGATCGAGGACTTCGAGCGCATCAACGACGAGTACTTCGGTCATGCCTGGCGCGCGCAATTCGTTTCGGGTCTGATTCGCCCGCTCATGATATTCGTGGGCAACCTCGCCTACATCGCCATCGTATGCATAGGCGGCTGGCAGGCCGTTGTCGGTGCGCTCACCGTTGGCGAGGTGCAGGCGTTCACGCAGTACATGCGCAACTTCACGCGGCCCATCAGCCAGTTGGCGGGTATTATCAACACCTTCCAGGCAACGATTGCCGGCGCCGAGCGCGTCTTCGAGATTCTCGATCAGCCCGAGATGAGCGATGAGTCGGCGTTGCTCCCCGACACGACGCCACGCAGGGGACATGTGCAGTTCGAGCACGTGCGCTTTGGCTATGACCCGGAAAAGCCCGTCATCCATGATCTCTCCATTGACGTGCAGCCTGGTCAGATGGTCGCGATCGTCGGTCCCACAGGCGCGGGCAAGACCACGCTCGTCAACTTGCTCATGCGTTTCTATGAGATTGATGCGGGCGCTATTCTGCTCGATGGCCACGATATTCGCACCATCAAGCGCGACGAATTGCGCAGTCATATGGGTATGGTGCTCCAAGATACGTGGCTATTTAACGGGACCATTCGCGCCAACATCGCATATGGCGTCGACGACGCAAGTGACGAAGCCATCGAGCGTGCAGCGAGGGCCGCGCATGTCGACCACTTCATCCATACGCTTCCCGAGGGATACGATACCGTTATCAACGAGGAGGCATCCAACATATCAGCGGGGCAGCGCCAGCTCATCACCATTGCGCGTGCCCTGCTCGCGGACCCCGAGATCCTCATTCTCGACGAGGCGACGAGTTCCATCGACACGCGCACGGAGCGCCTCGTCCAGAGGGCGATGAACGAGCTCACGAGCACGCGCACGAGCTTCGTCATAGCGCATAGGCTCTCGACCATTCGCGATGCGGATTTGATCTTGGTGCTGAGGGACGGCGACATCGTCGAGATGGGCACGCACGAGCAGCTCTTGCTGCAAGACGGCTTCTACGCCGAGCTCTACAACTCGCAGTTCAGCGACTGCATCGACGAGGTGGATTACTAG
- a CDS encoding ABC transporter ATP-binding protein/permease, translated as MLGLVRTYFMRFTPLFIGAFVLTAIRVGCDLMIPNLMSEVIDAGVASNDVPYIFQTGGVMLLWALGCVVADIAAGLCAARASMGFGRNLRSAVYKRVTAFSLREIGEFGTSSLITRTTNDIQQLERFALMTMTIAMMAPIMFVGAALMAFQKSVELSIAVFAAIPVMAIIVAIVMKFTVPLLRSLQARIDDLNRVTREGLTGIRVIRAYNKEDFEERRFSIANKVLADTNVSVARRMSVLMPLIGFVLDLVIIVIAWVGGHLVDLGSFQAGDLMAIIQYAMMLLMSVMMLSMIFMIWPRAQAAAERVTAVLQCEPTVHDPDTAERMEVPTSAHAHSMRFEDVSFSFEGAEEPTLDGISFELEAGKTYALIGATGSGKSVLVDLIERFYDPTNGRILLDGIDIMRIPQAQLRALISYAPQKTTLFTGTIADNIRYGNRNASDEEVAEAAREAAAYDFIMEKPDGFETQITQAGGGLSGGQKQRIAIARALAKKAGLYVFDDSFSALDLKTDAQVRANLKRATKGATVLIVAQRVSVAMDADMVIVLDEGRIDSIGTHEELLGASEVYNEIVASQITDEEASR; from the coding sequence ATGCTCGGGCTTGTCAGGACATACTTCATGCGCTTCACGCCCCTGTTTATAGGGGCGTTCGTTCTTACGGCCATCCGCGTTGGCTGTGACCTCATGATTCCCAACCTCATGAGCGAGGTCATCGACGCGGGCGTCGCGAGCAACGACGTGCCCTACATCTTCCAGACGGGCGGCGTCATGCTGCTCTGGGCGCTCGGCTGCGTCGTCGCCGATATCGCGGCGGGTTTGTGCGCCGCGCGCGCGTCCATGGGGTTCGGGCGCAACTTGCGCAGCGCCGTCTACAAGCGTGTCACCGCGTTTAGCTTGCGCGAGATCGGCGAGTTCGGCACTTCCTCGCTCATCACGCGCACGACCAACGATATCCAGCAGCTTGAGCGCTTCGCGTTGATGACCATGACCATAGCCATGATGGCACCCATCATGTTCGTCGGGGCTGCGCTCATGGCGTTTCAGAAGAGCGTCGAGCTCTCGATAGCCGTGTTTGCGGCCATTCCCGTCATGGCCATCATCGTGGCGATTGTGATGAAGTTCACCGTTCCGCTCCTGCGCTCTCTCCAGGCTCGTATCGACGACCTCAATCGCGTCACTCGTGAGGGGCTCACGGGCATTCGCGTCATCAGGGCGTACAACAAGGAGGATTTCGAGGAGAGACGCTTCTCGATTGCCAACAAGGTGCTCGCTGACACCAACGTCTCCGTCGCGCGTCGCATGTCGGTGCTCATGCCGCTCATCGGCTTCGTGCTGGACCTCGTGATTATCGTCATCGCCTGGGTTGGCGGTCACCTCGTCGATCTGGGCAGTTTCCAGGCGGGTGATCTGATGGCGATCATCCAATACGCCATGATGCTGCTCATGTCGGTCATGATGCTCTCGATGATCTTCATGATCTGGCCGCGCGCGCAGGCTGCCGCCGAGCGCGTGACGGCCGTGTTGCAATGCGAGCCGACCGTGCACGATCCCGACACCGCCGAGCGTATGGAGGTTCCCACATCCGCCCATGCGCATTCCATGCGCTTCGAGGATGTCAGCTTCAGTTTCGAGGGTGCCGAAGAGCCCACGCTCGATGGCATCAGCTTCGAACTCGAAGCGGGCAAGACCTATGCGCTCATCGGGGCGACGGGTTCGGGCAAGAGCGTGCTCGTCGATCTCATCGAGCGTTTCTACGACCCCACGAACGGCCGCATTCTGCTTGACGGCATCGATATCATGCGTATTCCGCAGGCGCAGCTGCGCGCGCTCATCTCGTATGCCCCGCAAAAGACCACGCTGTTCACGGGCACGATCGCCGACAACATTCGCTATGGCAATAGGAATGCCAGCGATGAGGAAGTCGCCGAGGCTGCGCGCGAAGCAGCGGCGTATGACTTCATCATGGAAAAGCCCGATGGCTTCGAGACGCAAATCACCCAGGCCGGTGGCGGCCTTTCCGGCGGGCAAAAGCAACGCATTGCGATTGCGCGCGCCCTCGCCAAGAAGGCGGGGCTCTACGTTTTCGACGATTCCTTCTCTGCGTTGGATCTTAAGACGGATGCCCAGGTTCGTGCCAACCTCAAACGGGCGACGAAAGGGGCCACGGTGCTCATCGTGGCACAGCGCGTCTCCGTTGCCATGGATGCCGACATGGTCATCGTGCTCGACGAGGGGCGGATCGACTCGATCGGTACGCACGAAGAGCTGCTTGGGGCGAGCGAGGTCTACAACGAAATCGTCGCTTCCCAGATCACGGACGAGGAGGCGAGTCGGTAG
- the galE gene encoding UDP-glucose 4-epimerase GalE has translation MKILVTGGAGFIGSHTIIELIEAGHEPIAYDNLCNASPVVFDRIKAITGVDVPFIEGDIRDEAKLREVFAEHDIDCVIHFAGLKAVGESVEKPIEYYDNNVGGTVKLLEAMRDAGCKNIIFSSSATVYGTPQELPLTEDMPKGEATNPYGRTKSMIEDILADVQHAIPDMNVVLLRYFNPIGAHPSGTMGEDPSGIPNNLMPYITQVAVGKLEKLGVFGDDYDTPDGTGVRDYIHVMDLASGHVAALKAIKPEGGLYIYNLGTGNGTSVLELVHAFQDATGVEVPYAIKPRRAGDIAACYADCSKAANELGWRAQYDIADMCADSWRWQQANPNGYRS, from the coding sequence ATGAAGATTCTTGTAACGGGTGGAGCGGGCTTCATCGGGAGTCATACAATCATCGAGCTCATCGAAGCTGGTCATGAGCCCATTGCCTACGACAACCTGTGCAACGCATCTCCGGTTGTCTTCGACCGTATCAAGGCCATCACGGGAGTCGACGTCCCCTTTATCGAGGGTGATATCCGCGATGAGGCAAAGCTGCGCGAGGTCTTCGCCGAGCATGACATCGACTGCGTGATTCACTTTGCCGGCCTCAAGGCCGTGGGCGAATCGGTCGAAAAGCCCATCGAGTACTACGACAACAATGTTGGCGGCACGGTCAAGCTGCTCGAAGCCATGCGCGATGCGGGCTGCAAGAACATCATTTTCTCGAGTTCGGCTACGGTTTATGGCACGCCGCAGGAGCTGCCCCTGACCGAGGATATGCCCAAGGGCGAGGCGACCAATCCTTACGGGCGCACCAAGTCCATGATCGAGGATATCCTCGCCGATGTGCAGCATGCCATCCCGGACATGAACGTCGTCCTGCTGCGCTACTTCAACCCCATCGGCGCGCATCCGTCGGGCACCATGGGCGAGGATCCTTCTGGCATCCCCAACAATCTCATGCCCTACATTACGCAGGTTGCCGTGGGCAAGCTCGAAAAGCTCGGCGTCTTCGGCGATGACTACGACACGCCCGATGGTACTGGCGTGCGCGATTACATCCACGTCATGGACCTTGCAAGCGGGCACGTCGCAGCGCTCAAGGCGATTAAGCCCGAGGGTGGTCTGTATATCTACAATCTGGGGACGGGCAACGGCACGAGCGTTCTCGAGCTTGTGCACGCCTTCCAAGATGCGACCGGTGTCGAGGTTCCCTATGCTATCAAGCCGCGCCGAGCGGGAGATATAGCAGCTTGCTATGCCGATTGTAGCAAGGCGGCCAATGAGCTCGGCTGGCGAGCTCAATACGACATCGCGGACATGTGCGCGGATTCGTGGCGCTGGCAGCAGGCCAACCCCAATGGGTACAGGAGCTAA
- a CDS encoding MFS transporter — MLVINASFILAIDMYVPALPLLLEEFDTSASFLNLTMFMFMLVSAFAILVAGPLTDKFGRKPILIVSCAVFGASSIGCALSTSVLMLTVFRVGQAIGFGLVETDVTAMIKDAYTDKDLKFAMSLLQSLVIVGPVLAPFLGTLLLAIGGWREIFVALAVMGIIGLVIALVISETMHADHRLAAGVVPALRDMMMRVRSLLSKRSFTAMALIVGVAGLAYMGYIAVASYILLDDFDSGYVIYNLVYAGICGVSVLAPFVYLRISKMMSPRALTVLCAVLGLVAAAFMAVFGIWGPFAFFCCFVPYALMEGIIRPHAFVVLLDQPPDQVGSASAFANFVYTMLGAAGTVVMTLPWTSYVGGLAIVMGACSIIMLALYAWGLRK; from the coding sequence GTGCTCGTCATCAACGCGTCGTTCATCCTCGCCATCGACATGTATGTGCCGGCATTGCCCCTCTTGCTCGAGGAATTCGACACCAGTGCATCATTTCTCAACCTTACGATGTTCATGTTCATGCTTGTCTCGGCATTTGCCATTCTCGTCGCGGGGCCGCTTACGGACAAGTTTGGCCGCAAGCCCATCCTCATTGTGAGCTGTGCCGTCTTTGGCGCTTCCTCCATCGGCTGCGCGCTTTCGACTTCGGTGCTCATGCTCACGGTCTTCCGCGTCGGCCAGGCTATCGGCTTTGGCTTGGTCGAGACGGACGTGACCGCGATGATCAAGGACGCCTACACCGACAAGGACCTCAAGTTCGCGATGTCGCTCCTGCAATCGCTCGTGATTGTCGGACCGGTGCTCGCTCCGTTTCTGGGCACGCTACTGCTCGCCATAGGTGGCTGGCGCGAGATTTTCGTCGCTCTTGCCGTTATGGGCATTATCGGGCTGGTTATCGCGCTCGTCATTAGCGAGACCATGCACGCGGATCATCGCCTTGCCGCCGGTGTTGTTCCAGCCTTGCGCGACATGATGATGCGCGTGCGCTCGCTGCTCTCCAAGCGTTCGTTTACCGCCATGGCGCTGATTGTGGGTGTCGCAGGCCTGGCATATATGGGTTACATAGCCGTGGCCTCGTATATCCTGCTCGATGACTTTGACTCGGGATATGTGATATACAACCTCGTCTATGCGGGAATCTGTGGCGTGAGCGTGCTTGCGCCTTTTGTGTACCTGCGCATTTCGAAGATGATGAGCCCCCGCGCGCTCACGGTCCTGTGCGCCGTGCTCGGTTTGGTGGCAGCTGCGTTCATGGCCGTATTTGGCATCTGGGGCCCTTTTGCATTCTTCTGCTGTTTCGTGCCCTACGCTCTCATGGAGGGCATCATTCGTCCACATGCCTTCGTGGTGTTGCTCGACCAACCTCCTGACCAAGTCGGGTCGGCCAGCGCTTTTGCCAATTTCGTGTACACGATGCTTGGTGCTGCGGGCACCGTCGTCATGACCTTGCCATGGACGAGCTATGTGGGCGGCCTGGCCATCGTCATGGGCGCCTGCTCCATCATCATGCTTGCGCTTTATGCGTGGGGTCTGCGCAAGTAA